GAGGAAATAATATGTTAGAACAGATTAAGAATAAACTTGTGGTATCTTGCCAGGCGCTGCCGGAAGAACCGTTGCATTCGAGTCTAATTATGGGGCGAATGGCGTTAGCTGCGGAACTTGGTGGAGCGGCTGGAATCAGAGCGCAATCGAAGGCTGATATTTTAGAGATTGAGCGGATTTGCAGTTTGCCGGTTATTGGCATTGTAAAACGCAAGTATGAAGATAGTGAGGTCTTTATTACCGCTACTGAATTTGAGGTCAATGAATTGTTGGAAACAAACTGTGCCATTATTGCGATGGATGCTACCAAACGTCCGCGACCGAATGGTACGCAACTTGCTGATTTATTGGCATTAGTTCATGCTGGCGGTCGTCTGGC
The Culicoidibacter larvae DNA segment above includes these coding regions:
- a CDS encoding N-acetylmannosamine-6-phosphate 2-epimerase — protein: MLEQIKNKLVVSCQALPEEPLHSSLIMGRMALAAELGGAAGIRAQSKADILEIERICSLPVIGIVKRKYEDSEVFITATEFEVNELLETNCAIIAMDATKRPRPNGTQLADLLALVHAGGRLAMADCSTFEECLAAQALGFDVVSTTLCGYTSYSEQLDGPNFALLKRCVTELQVPIIAEGKINTPEDLRRVYDECGVYSAVVGGAITRPQQITARFVKVLEGSED